acgtgaagtctaagagacgggaagtctgggtgacctgagagagtgctcacctggggggaagagacagttggtctgaagacaatgtggattcaactgtattgttctaaggatttaaccaatgacagaagagatttggtatagctgcatgtctgtagggtggaccaatgacttttgagaactgttgtatctataaaatggtctgttgaagaatgttctgggggggttcagggccatcagctgggtagtgctggtgggctggattctcccggttccattctagaatgctggatggagctgtatagaattgtctttgtgttattgtcttatgtttgtgtgtcgatgatgttatgttgataacgttattatgttcaaatctacgtcaaataaacattaactctgtacttcacccgacttcagcttaaacgattgattctctcaaaaacttccacgacagtatgtgcacgtgtgtatgtgtgtgtgtgtgcgtaccaggGGGCTGCtgggtatgtgcatgtgtgtgtgtgtgtgcgtaccaggGGGCTGCTGggtatgtgcacgtgtgtatgtgtgtgtgtgtgcgtaccaggGGGCTGCTGggtatgtgcacgtgtgtatgtgtgtgtgtgtgtgtgtgcgtaccaggGGGCTGCtgggtatgtgcatgtgtgtgtgtgtgtgcgtaccaggGGGCTGCTGGGGGTGAAGATGGTCTTGATGGGGGTGCTGCCTCCTCCTGTGAGGCCGCTGCTGGGGGGGTtgatcctcttctccttctgccGTCGGTTACAGAACCACACCCTGATCACCTCCTTCTCCATGTTCAGCTGGTCCGCGATCATGGTGATCTCCTCAGAGGTAGGTTTTTGGTTCTGCTTGAAGAGGACAAAAAGACCAGGGATTCCCTTTCAGGACGAGGCGCGCTCAGAAACTGTTCTATCGTTCTAGGATGACTCGTACAGCTCCAAAGCGAGAGGATGAGCTCCAGGAACAAGCCGTTCTAGAACACGGGCCGCCCGGTTCCAGCTGTGTAGTGGCACACCCGTCTCACCTCCTGAAAGCTCTTTTCTAAGGCCACGCGGATGTTGGTCTCGATGCTGGTCCTCTTTTTGCGGCGGCGGTTGAGGCCCTCCATGCCCAGGCCTGGAGAGCCCAGGGAGCTGGGGCTGGACAGACCCTGCTCCGACGTCAGGTTCTCTGCACAAACAGCACCAGGACACGACACAGGGACCGAGGTAAAGACACAAGAGccggtacagacacacacaaggacacactaCTACTACTGGAGCTGGTCTGAAGCGGTCTGGTCTGAAGCGGTCTGGTCTGGAGCTGGTCTGAAGCGGTCTGGTCTGGAGCTGGTCTGAAGCAGTCTGGTCTGGAGCTGGTCTGAAGCGGTCTGGTCTGGAGCTGGTCTGAAGCAGTCTGGTCTGGAGCTGGTCTGAAGCGGTCTGGTCTGGAGCTGGTCTGAAGCAGTCTGGTCTGGCTCAGGGACTCACCTGCGTCGTTCAGCCACTTCTCCAGCAGTGGCTTGAGCTTGCACATGTTCTTGAAGCTCAGGTTGAGGGCCTCGAAGCGGGAGATGGTGGTCTGGCTGAAGTCATTACCATATAGCTTCCCCATGGCCAAGCCCACGTCACCCTGAGCATGGGTGGGCAGGTACACAGTAAGGAATAGTTTAGGAAATACTCTTTGCGATGTAGTATATGAAGGCTGAGTTTGACTTTGTACATAGCGAgtgtacacacacctgtgtgaacCCCAGTTTGATGCGTCTCTGTTTGAAGGTCTTGGCAAactgctccagctcctccaaGTCGCTGGGCTCCTCCAGACTGGGCGTGTCCAGGCGTTTGGGCGGAGTCTGGCCTTGGGGGAGGGACTGGTTGGGCGTGGCTGACCCCGTACGGGTCGGAGTCGCTGGCTGCAAGGGAAGTACGTTGgattaatgataataataatactgaTGTGGTCGTTCATCGGATGctttgacctcttgatctgcagtcaaaggcTCCATCCCTGAGCTCCACCCATACCAGGTTAAGTCATTTTGGATGCTGGGTGAATGGTTACTACTCCCTATTTCTCATCTCAGTTCTTAGAGCGAtggagagaatgatggagagagaaggatggagagagaatgatggacAGACCATGATGGAaagagaatgatggagagagaatgatggagagagagcgagggtgagggagtgagagaaacggCTCAGACCTGAGTGGTGAGGGCGATGCTTGGCTGAGTCTGCAGGAGGTTGGCTTGGCTTTGAGGTAGTTGAGTTAGAAGATTCTGGGCTTGCAGGAGGCCTGGGGAgaaagttggagagagagagagagagagagagagaggggggggggagagagagagagagagagagagagagagagagagagagagagagagagagagagacaaagcaaGAAACAGGTCATTAGATGAGAGTGAAACCTCTCCTGTCCAATGTCCCGTACACAGGGACATGATGATGTGACGgcagtgtgagagcgtgtggacGTACTCTGCTGGCCCTGCGGCGTCTGGGAGATGATGAACTGGGCCGGCTGCAGCTGGGTAGTAATGGGGTGGCCGGGCTGGACCAGCACGAACTGAGGCAGGCTCAGgttctgctgctgcagctgctgcagctgctgcaggaAGAGGCAGGTGAGACAGGACATTTACCAGGACATGCACACAGATGGATCCAGTCTACAGACTGTCTGTGAGGGTGCGTGTTCCCGCATgctagggcatgtgtgtgtttgtgtgtgtgtgggggggggggggggcatacgcGCGTGTCCTACCGAGGTGATCTGGATGGGCTGGGACAGGGGCAGCTGGGTGATGGGCGTGGCGGCGGAGGCGGAGATGCTGGCTCCCGTGGTGCTGCTTTGCTGGGAGGCTGAGTGCTGCTGCACGGCCGCAGCCAAGAGCTGAGCCTGGGCCTGCTGGATGAGCAGCTGCTGCTGAGCCGGGCTCAGGgtcaactggggggggggggggggggggggtgtagcatagaggagggagggggcgaagGGGAATAGAGTGGAGAGGGATGGGTTGTTGTTAGTTTTATTTACCATTCTCACACATTTTGAGGCATCAAGTTGCGCACACTGGACGGTGGCAGGGGCGCTGTGATAGAGAGCACAGATGGAAAGAAGATGCAtgtgtttggagagagagagagagagagagagagagagagagagagagagagagagagagagagagagagagagagagagagagagagagagagagagagagagagagagagagagagagagagagagagggagagggagagggagagagagattgtagcCTGTTCAAAAGAACCTCACAGATCACTCTTCTTGACAGCCAATGAGCAGACAGCAGTTCAGGATGTTACACAGAAGCACGACATCGCGTCAACATGGATGTGGGAACGTCTCCCATGAGGTCACCAGAACACTAAAAACACGTGCAGATAAACATTCACACCCATACAcagatggtcacacacacatgcatgcaccaacacacacaaccttccaCCGGGGGTCCTGAGCTCTGGGCCATGGGTAAATGGTTTCATACACAGAGATGGAGCTAGTGTGATGTTCCAGGGTGGTGGTCAAGACTGGACACAGGCGAGAGCGAAGTGGGGCTATGTCCAAAcactctcaccctgctccctgcctgcctgccgtcCGGCTGGGAGAGTTCGGACATGGCTTCACCATCACTGggacagactggcagacagactgccaggacaggaggaggaggaggaggaccgtgTTCAGGTTTGGCTGTTCAAAGCTAACACTGTATTAGAAAAGGTGCAGTCAGTCACGGTGTCAGTTTGACCAATCATACGGAGTTGTTTGCTCATCCGTTTCAACACCTATCCCAACACTGTGAGATCTGCCAGGTGGCCTGTAACCTAGGTCACTTCCcgttcctgttcctcctcaggCTGAGCAGGCAGTAAGCCACTTACTCCGGCTATCTGTCCCCCAGCTAGCATTAGCTGGGTCTGAGGCTGCGCGCCCTGCTGGACGGAGGTCAATAGTGCACCTGAGTCTTCCAACTTGGACTAGGGGCAGAGCACACACCTATATCTATACTTGCAAACAGAAATGACACTTTCCCAGATAGAACTGCTTGAATCATTTCAAAACTCTCCTTCTTCTGGTATCTATTTTTGTATTGAGAAGTTGAATATTGATCTACATGCATAGACTAGGGGAATTCGCATCAATTTGAGTTTGGTTTTTCACTGAATGTTGAAACTCGTGATACTGAGTAAGGGAACGCAAATTAAATTTCAATATCTGAACACCTACACAACCCACACAGAAAAAttcaagagacacacacacacacacacacacacaggctcttggGAACACCAACATAGGAGGTTGCTCTAAAAAAAGGTTTTCTATCAACATAAAAAGCTGTCAATTAAATTGTGAAGAAGAGGTGGGTGTTTGGAATGTGCTGCAGACCACAGAGACAatgaaagggaagggagggggctggaaAGGGAAgttaattataaaaaaaaactgttatgCAGAGCATGTAAATTCTGCATAGATTTGCATATTCTCCACCATCTGTTTCCGAGCAACCACGGAGCACCAAATTAGCATACAGGGTTGATTAATCTGCCTCGTTGCCAAGCGATACTGAGAGAGCCTGGCTCGTTTCaatgtactctgtgtgtgtgcgtgtgtttgactTTGCTTCTATAGGCATGCTTGTATGCTAACCCAcatttttgttaaaaaaaattcaTTGGCTTGATCCAGCTGATGTGACCAGATATGGTTCACACAAGCTCACAGGATATTTATAATTCACAAAGCTAAAGCAATGTTTCTACTCAATCTCCGGGCTTTCCATGAAACTGGCCCTCTGAGGTGAATGTCAATCCCAAAGGTTACAGTACAGACTTCACACATGTATTGCTTAATATCTcacatactcaaacacacacggacagcTTGGAATGTTAATGATGAAGCTCATCTCAGCAGAAGCACTTCTGTCCTacaaacacacgcgcagacCAATGGTCCAGGAGCACTCGACACCGACAGTGTGGggaagtgaaagagagggagaaggaaacaATGAAAGaacgagatagagagagacagagatagagagacagacagacagagacagagacagagacagagagagagagagagagagagagagagagagagagagagagagagagagagagagagactggaggaggtGTTACCTGTTGGAGGATGGCTTGTGCCTGTGCGTTGGtgattgtgtttgtggtgtgcccCGCCTGTCTCTGAAAGTCCAGTCCATTCGTCTGGACTCCTGAGGACAGAACAGCAACAAGCTCAGACACAAAAGAAAAAATGCCAACTGACCAGTGAGAAAACGAAATAGTTTAATAAATTATAAGATTTGTTTTTAACACGACATAAACAGAATTTATGTTTTAATGATGTCAATTTTTATATGTTGGTTATTATGAATGTTATTTTTGTTTCTGATTATATTTCAATATTTAATGAATACTTAATAAAAAGGAACACAATTTATCAGTAAGACATTTAAACACATTGTGAACTTTATCTTGGTCAAAAAACTCAGTGTTGTGTTGACACTGAACGActatcaaacacacacgtatgcacacaaacaatcaATGAGTAGAACTAGGGTCGAGTTCAATCGTAACAGGAGTcaacattttgaaaaaaaaggTGGGGTCGAAATTTACAGTCCAGTACTTGTTTTGATTCTACCGTTTGCAACTGTCTGAAACAGTTTGAAACCCCTGTGCATCCTGAACGTGACCCCGGTGGAGCAACATGAATGGGCAGGTAGAGACTAGAAGCTGCAGGTCACAGAACGTGACTCACCTGAGTCTCCGTCTCCACTCTCCATTTCACATTTACTAGTTTCTGACGGATTACTCATTTTAGAATCTgaaaaaggcagacagacacacaagacggacagacacacagacatgtagaaGGACAATAAGAGACTTATTCTTAGTTCTACGTCCACTGACCACTCAGCCATCTTATCATTCAGAGATTGTATTTCAATCAAACAGGACATACCGTAACACTGCCGTGTTGCCTTCATGACCAAAATGGCAAATCTGCACATAACCACTACCCATACTCAACCCAATGATGAACAGAGTCATTAGTTCTACACAAATGGAAGAGAGTACCAATGCTGAACCTTCCAACGAAAGTCCTGAATCACCACATTCAAGTTAGCACTGATCCACTAACTCACCCTCTGGGGCCGCTTCTGGGTTCTCCAGCATGGTTCACAAGCTTGCAGCGGCTATCAGGGAGAACGGGTTCTGCCACTGAGCAGAACCCACAGACCGGGGGCCCCGGGcacctggcccctcccctctaGTCCCCTCTTTTCACTCTCTGTTGGTCAGCGAGCACAGTCCAGCGGGGGccgagcctcacacacacacacacacacacacagacagacgcagaGACTCTGGCACTGTCCACCGCACGCCCCACTGAACAGCGCTGAGATACGGCACACACTGAGAGAGCCAGGAGGGATTGAGGcaaacagctctctctctctctctctcctctttctctggtgcttttcttctcctcttgtctccccctctctctctctctctctctctctctctctttctctctacctctctctctctctctttctctctactgcATGCCAGAATTGTCACAACCGCTaaaagttctctctctctctatccctctctttctggaacgaaAAGAAGCAATGAGTGCAGCtggtattccccccccccccacccccataatGAAGCGTAATCAGTATTCAGCTGATTAAAGTCGTATGCAAATCTGCCCCTGCCTCGTTAGAGCTGTGATGCTTTGAAGTCGTGCGAGCAACTCATTTTACACCGGGCTCTGAAAGCTTTCTGCATAATTTAAATGTTCCATAAATATTTATCAGCTCATTAGCATATTAATTGGATGGCTTTTTGGAGGatgataaaaatatatatatataaaaaaagaaaatacaggAGGGTAAGGAGGACAAGAAGAGGGGGAACGAAAGTGCTCGAACCAGCAGCACACGGCACAGCAGCGGCGGGGGAGGCAAGTAGCACACCACCAATTACCGTCGGAGCGCGGTGCAAGAAACTAATTAGCTAAGAGCAGGTAATCAGCGGAGGCAGACGTCCCAGAATGCAGTGCGAGGGCCTGTCGGTGTTGGTTTGAGCACGCCGGCTACAAGCAGGAGAGAGTGCTCTGATATAACATCTCAGACCACTCTACCAAAAGTCCCCCAGCAGTGATGGGAAAATGCACTGGCCTTTaataagagaggggggagatagggggaggaggggggggctcgCTCAATCAGAAATAAATAACTCTATATTAATCCACCACGAGCCTGTCATTATCCCTGGACCCCCGTGGCGAAGGCATGCCACGTTCAGAGACTGCAGAGGCCGAGAGAGCTGCCAACTAGGCTTGGGAGGCGGGTGGAGATTAGCATATTTAGATTAGCTTTAAATTCCATTAGTTGTTTGTTTTCAGAGGGTGTTTTTTCACTCTTCTATTCATGTCATTGAAGAAGAACATGCTCGGAGAGCTTatctggcagggagagagactgctggaaggggagaggggatgtcAAAATGATATCCTATAAAAAGGAGATTAGTATGCTACAAGCCTTCGCTACACAAAAGCCATCGGACAAGTTCATCAAGAAACAAGCATCAGTGCGAGCAATGCATAGAAAACAGaggggggagtcagatggctgagcggtgagggagtcgggctagtaaggctgaaggttgccagttcgattcccggccgtgtcaattgacgttgtgtccttgggcaaggcacttcaccctagttgcttcggggggaatgtccctgtacttactgtaagtcgctctggataagagcgtctgctaaatgactaaatgtaaatgtaaaacagcaTTGAATCACACCAGGTCAGGGACGTTTAAAAGTGTTTTTCTCCCTACGCTGAAACAGACCTACCAACTCAAAGTACAACGTCGGTTCTTCCAATATCCATAAGGCCACCTGTTAAGAGTCCAGTCTACAGGTGCCAACTACAAAGCTCCTCCTTGTTTCTCTGAGCAACAGGAGCTTGTGGGACACAAGTGCATGGATATGGCCGAGAGATGGTAGAGCTCACAATCACAAGCGAACACACAAGGCCCTATGCCCTATCTAAATCATACAGTGCCATtaccttaaaaaaacaaacaaacaccaaaATAGGTTGCTAAAAGCGCACTTTAATTTAACAGAGGGGGGTGTGCATAAACCCCACAGTGGAACAATGCATTATGCAAACAGTTAAACCGAGagaattttaaagaggtgactTATTAGCAGGGTTTTACAGGCTGAATATACGCAGGAAGTTAATGGAGGCAAAGAGGTTCAACATACAGAGAGAACCACACATTGTGTTAATGTGCTACCAGCTTCAACATGTCTGTGTTTCAAAAGAGGTATTGTTAACCTAACGGACTAAGACTAAAAAAACAACCACTTTCAAATTACGAACGCAATGACAACTTCATATCTGTGTTAAAGTTAACCTCACTAGAACAAATGGAAGAGCCTTTCAATCTGCTAGGCACAGGAAAGAGACCATTGCTGTGACATTTAATTTCCTTGCAAGGTGGTCAAATTCATTTCCTCCATAGTTTGCTACAATGAGGACAATTGCTTTATATTCGATTCTTTATACGTATTATATTTTGTTTTTAACCATGGGAGGATCACCCATTGAGGACATGCAAGCTGGAAGAACTGCAAGCTGAAGTTTCGGTCATTATCCTGGCTACTGTATCCTACAGTCATTACTACAGAATGGCTGTCTGAGTCTGGTAACCAGGTTAAATCTctaaataggctacatggtgaaCCCTATCATTTATTTTGAGCAGGCTACTTTATCATAACATGCTCCACTACCTTTTTCCCACTCTGAAACAGTTTTTTTAATGTAGACCTGTTCATGTAAGATATACTTTGTGGTGCATTCATTACTGAGCCTAATGCATTATTCATAATTACCATGTTTACTGCAATGAATATTCATGATGGAACTCGCAGGTTGGAATTCTGAGTAGAGATGAAGAACTGTGAGAATGAGGAGGATAAATATGAAAATGAGAATCATTTCATTTTCTTCttgcacacatttttttttttcaatacattttGCAATTTCATGGTCTGTTCCCATCACATTGCTAATTAAAATATCAAGCCTTAAACAAACCGTCCCAGCTGACTACAGAATCAGCATCCTTTCGATAAGCACAATAATGCCAACCACTTTTTGAGTAAATTAAActtaaacatacatttatttaAAGTACAAACCCGGGTTCACAAATATTCTTATTAGGCCACACACAAGAAAACGGCTTTCTGACATTTCTTTATAGCTTTTGAGACCAACCGGGTACAAACGACTTGGCGCTGTTTGTGCCCCACTACCAAGAAAGTGGGCCTCATTCTTCCCCGCCCCCTGAAAAAAACTTCAAGCACAGGTAAGCTAGCCAAATGACTAAACAGGCACGACAGCAATCAAACTTTCCCTCTAAATACCACAGGCGGATACCAATGCAATGTTTCGCCAATATGGTCAACGTTTTCTTGACATTCTAATGAGAAGTGACCAAATGACACAAAGCCTTAAGACGCGACCAATACCCAGGGGGGCACCACGAGCCATCGCCTAAAAACTCGATCTTAACTTCAAAAGCTTTGAACTCAGAAAACGACTGTGGCGAATGGCCATACAATGGCGACACAAAGAGATACAATTATCACATTAGCCGGGTTTTCAAAAGTCAGACAAGCTGGTAAACGTTAATCGTGAAAACGTGTTTTGTTTACGGTGTAAAGAAATGCAGTCAATTCAATTTCCGATGGCACGAGTTTGTGAAAATAAGGTGATTGAAGTGGTTAATCTGCCCTTGAGCTATCGGAAGTAGCCTACCTGCACAGCAACAAATCCGACATTATCGTTTGAATCTTTGTGCACAGTTTAACTTGCTAGCAATGCCATTTCATCGTCTGCAGTTTAACAGAAACGTGTGAAATGCTTTACTTGCTGTCTGAAAAAGGCCGGTTCAAGCGTTTAAGTATAAGGTCGAGCTGGTTACTATCAGCAAACTACTACAAAAAGCACCTTAACATCAGCTAAAACACTGTGCGGCGGATAGCGACACTAAACTGCATGCTAGTGTTAATATTTCATGCAGGGAgccaaaacatttctagctGGCTAGAATAGTTGATGAAATATGCTGAACTCCGCATTCTCTATGGTTCGGGAGGCCGATGAATAACACAACAGGCGTACACAGCCTGCATCGAGCACAAAGGCAGGAGAGAATAGGCATATAAAATCACACTGGGCTTAAGCCCCGACACCATGCTATTTTGTTTCTAGTCTCTACATATCTCTACTGTAAATACCATTATAATGTAATATGCGCAGCCGCGGCCTGTTGTGTTGTGGAGAAAAATGAATATGCAAACCGCTTTCAATAGGCACGCTGTAGCAAGGTATCAACACAGAGCCGATCCGCCTAACGCTAGCCAGACTAGCAAGAAAGCTAGGTAGCGCAGTTGAAGTCAGCTCAGAACCGTATTTAAGAAATATCTGAATATGACATGTATAAACACTATAGTCACGTCGCCTTTTACTAATAAAATATGCTAAATTGCATTTGTTGACAGGGATATGAATATGTAGCGGCGTAGAGCGGTCTAATCACACAAAGGAGGGCATGTTTTTTCCCTATAATTTGCCGTCGTACTGCAATAGCCCGTTTCCTCCGCTGTCAAATATCTGTGAGCTGTCAGCTGAAAGAACGCATAAAACGGAAACATTAtgctaaattgttttattttcaggTTGATTCTGTAGATCTCGAATTGCGAGTTACAGAGTTTGAATATAAGTATGAATATGTAAAATGCTGTAATGATTACCTGGTCCTGAACTCTCATCTTGACTCGCTGCTCCTCCGTCCGACATTTTGAATATTTACCCGAAATCCCAGCCCTAGTGGAAAGGGGAAAATTCAGCACACCCCGCTCGATTGATGTTCTCACTTAGGGTTAGGCTGCACTTAGGCTAGGTAAAGTTTAAAACAGCCTGTTCTAGGCTATAAGAATAATTGCAGTAGCCTAGTTGCTTAGAGCTTAGAGTTAGTGCCATAACAGTTGAGGCTAAATAAAATGCCCCATATGGACATTTTAATATTGTACTGAATATGTTAATCTTGTAGAGTTTGTATGTATAGGCCTACTTGTGCTTGTTTTATCCTAAACAGCAAGATATCCTACTTTAAATAACCTCACTTCCCATCCAGACAATACGTTTTATTTTGACCAACCCCTGTTCAATGAGTAGGCCTAACACTAGAACTCCCTTTGGTTTCAAATGCATCAACCATTtcacttgtatgtgtgtgagacccACTTTGATCACATTACTGTGACCCTTTGTCATTTGCACCAATATTATTTTGTTTCATATTATTTACTTTGGTTACTGTGAGGACCGTTGATTAGCCTATTAACTTTTGTTGTGATACTTTTGTTATAGCTTAAACTGTAATATTCCTACAGAAACAGCTGgtaatgtaggctactttgaTTCAATTTAGTTAGAAACGTCTAACATAATGTGCATCTAGTCAAGTCCCGTACTGTTGAAAACTAACTTAAAGCATCCTTATTAGTCCAGCACTGCCATCTATAggagaattaaatatacaaatcatTGTAGATCAAAAGGCTTAGACTACTTTGAAGATGAAACATCATTTAGTTGAATAGCCCATTttctactattactactataaTAGTAACTGATACTATAGAGTATCAGTTCAGATAACAGTAGTATGTTTGAATCATAAGTTGAAATAACAGTTTGAAACCTTTTAATTATAGGCTATTTGAAAAATGCTAGGAAGCAGTTCTAGAAAAGGCGGGCTTCGTCAGTGGTGTACGTACATTTAATTGGCCAATGTGATGGCC
The DNA window shown above is from Osmerus eperlanus chromosome 3, fOsmEpe2.1, whole genome shotgun sequence and carries:
- the pou2f1b gene encoding POU domain, class 2, transcription factor 1b gives rise to the protein MSDGGAASQDESSGPVLHLYSEFQPASSIMNIHCSKHDSKMSNPSETSKCEMESGDGDSGVQTNGLDFQRQAGHTTNTITNAQAQAILQQLTLSPAQQQLLIQQAQAQLLAAAVQQHSASQQSSTTGASISASAATPITQLPLSQPIQITSQLQQLQQQNLSLPQFVLVQPGHPITTQLQPAQFIISQTPQGQQSLLQAQNLLTQLPQSQANLLQTQPSIALTTQPATPTRTGSATPNQSLPQGQTPPKRLDTPSLEEPSDLEELEQFAKTFKQRRIKLGFTQGDVGLAMGKLYGNDFSQTTISRFEALNLSFKNMCKLKPLLEKWLNDAVCAENLTSEQGLSSPSSLGSPGLGMEGLNRRRKKRTSIETNIRVALEKSFQEQNQKPTSEEITMIADQLNMEKEVIRVWFCNRRQKEKRINPPSSGLTGGGSTPIKTIFTPSSPLVASTAGMVSSINTPTTLTVNPVMPLTSTSASSLAFTGTTIGATTNTASVISTVPNVTMSSPTLRPSPTTAQSTASDTAGAQEHTIVTQAPSSLATTLGTGQVMVASPGLTAALQGAAQLPTSASFAAMATAAGLNPGLMASSQFNPGGALLSLGPGGLGSALSPALMSNSTLATIQGVWSALASSGTLPITSLDGSGNFLFANTTAGSTPNLVTAPLFLNPQNLSLLTSNPVSLVSAGNAGGGALQLTADAHHQVTTAAVPVPAPTITTASKAQ